A stretch of Culex pipiens pallens isolate TS unplaced genomic scaffold, TS_CPP_V2 Cpp_Un0054, whole genome shotgun sequence DNA encodes these proteins:
- the LOC120422248 gene encoding DALR anticodon-binding domain-containing protein 3, protein MDPLEQLEVQLRALLQEKLNSPRFSVKCLNKQLAESGDMVVKIADPAWIGEDQPEAVFLDGEDRSWSLPVAREKISNLSISLFLNRPDTYRTLITRWSDGTWQIGENLQNRKIHLTCDIDDGNCEQFSLTDLRVVSVRNVVKNLLMLQGFQVLLEKPTEETVETLHVGLTRTGSGVNLLCGPVVTNGVTACEYIQKRANDMQLIAQHKYGLRVKDQVRFQQMIASLGRSAAVVDLLESKASSPIDFRRDKNQSSKGAAFILYNFARLSVLFRTFEEKQRTGYYPELAPIETIDFGLLKEEDEWQLFWVYVAGFPAMLRQALGDGQLARVSPHVVLGFTSGLVICLSKYYRRVRILTENRDHMLPTIFARIYLLKSVYRVLSTLLDLLELEPVTQM, encoded by the exons ATGGACCCACTTGAACAGTTGGAAGTTCAGTTGCGAGCACTCCTTCAAGAGAAACTCAATTCGCCCCGATTCTCCGTAAAATGCCTCAACAAACAGTTGGCTGAAAGTGGCGACATGGTGGTCAAAATTGCCGACCCAGCATGGATCGGAGAGGATCAACCGGAAGCCGTTTTCCTTGACGGCGAAGACAGAAGCTGGAGTTTGCCCGTTGCTCGAGAAAAGATTTCCAATCTTTCGATAAGCCTGTTCCTGAACCGACCGGACACGTACCGAACGTTGATCACACGATGGAGCGACGGAACGTGGCAAATTGGGGAGAATCTTCAGAACAGGAAGATTCACTTGACCTGTGATATCGACGATGGCAACTGCGAGCAGTTCTCGCTGACCGATCTGAGGGTCGTTTCGGTTAGAAACGTGGTCAAGAATCTGTTGATGCTGCAAGGATTCCAAGTGCTGCTCGAGAAACCAACGGAAGAAACCGTTGAAACTCTGCACGTTGGGTTGACGAGGACTGGTTCCGGCGTTAACCTGCTGTGTGGTCCTGTCGTAACAAACGGAGTGACGGCATGCGAGTACATACA AAAGCGCGCCAACGACATGCAGCTGATCGCCCAGCACAAGTACGGGCTGCGGGTGAAAGATCAGGTGCGCTTCCAGCAGATGATCGCCAGCCTGGGCCGGTCGGCCGCCGTCGTGGACCTGCTCGAGTCGAAGGCGTCCAGTCCGATCGACTTCAGGCGGGACAAAAACCAATCGAGCAAGGGAGCCGCCTTCATTCTGTACAACTTTGCCCGACTGTCCGTGCTGTTCAGGACGTTCGAGGAGAAGCAACGCACCGGATACTATCCGGAACTTGCACCGATCGAGACGATCGATTTTGGCCTGCTCAAGGAAGAGGACGAGTGGCAGCTGTTTTGGGTTTACGTTGCGGGTTTTCCCGCGATGCTGCGACAAGCGCTGGGCGATGGTCAGCTGGCGCGCGTTTCGCCCCATGTTGTGCTCGGGTTCACCTCAGGGCTGGTGATTTGCCTCAGCAAGTACTACCGACGCGTTCGGATTTTGACG GAGAATCGAGACCACATGCTGCCGACCATATTTGCGAGGATTTACCTGCTGAAGTCGGTATACCGAGTTTTGTCGACGCTTCTGGATCTGTTGGAGCTGGAACCGGTTACTCAAATGTAG